The Streptococcaceae bacterium ESL0687 genome has a segment encoding these proteins:
- a CDS encoding PBP1A family penicillin-binding protein, translating to MANERKKITKTRAKKKPVAKKPTNKYWKVTKYALITGISVFIVGFIAACSLFFYYASTAPELDISKLESHSSSIIYDKNEQVIANLGTEKRDLITTKDIPITLVDAITSIEDHRFFNHRGVDPVRIFGSLLHNAKSGTTQGGSTLTQQLIKLSYFSTNKSDQTIKRKAQEAWLAVQLERKESKEEILTLYINKVFMANGYYGMRTASLAYYGKELKDLSLPQVALLAGMPQSPNGYNPYTNPDEATTRRNIVLASMLKYNKISQEDYNTAVNTPITDGLQQLKPSVSIPSYLDNFIKQAIEEVQATTGQDVMTDGLKVYTTVDSNAQQELYNIINSDDYVNFPDDELQVASTVVDVKTGAVIAQVGGRNIPEGTIFGTNQAVNTDRDWGSTMKPLVDYGPAFEYGIYNSTKKTITDAPYNWPGTNDPVYNWDRKYYGQMTVRQALVQSRNIPAIKTLESVGLTKANDYVNGLGIKFAPSIVYSNSISSNTQESGNEYGASSEKMAAAYAAMASGGIYTKPYYVTKVVTDDGQEKVTSPVQTRAMKETTAYAMTSMLKDVITGGTMTNGYIPGLYQAGKTGTSNYSDDQITQILADYGNYIGYGQTVAPDENFVGYTTNYSMAVWTGYANRMIPLYGQKLEIALDVYREMMIKLSASVPNVDWKVPQGVTLSGKEVTINK from the coding sequence ATGGCTAACGAGAGAAAGAAAATCACCAAGACCCGAGCGAAAAAGAAGCCGGTCGCTAAAAAACCAACTAATAAGTATTGGAAGGTCACAAAATATGCTCTAATTACAGGAATTTCTGTATTTATTGTTGGCTTTATTGCTGCCTGCTCACTTTTCTTCTACTATGCAAGCACAGCTCCAGAACTTGATATAAGTAAACTTGAAAGTCATTCTTCTTCTATTATATACGATAAAAATGAACAAGTTATCGCAAATCTTGGAACAGAAAAAAGAGATTTAATCACAACTAAGGATATTCCAATAACCTTAGTTGATGCTATAACCTCAATTGAAGACCACAGGTTCTTCAACCACAGAGGAGTCGATCCCGTAAGGATTTTCGGAAGCCTCCTTCACAATGCTAAAAGTGGGACAACTCAAGGGGGATCAACCCTTACCCAGCAGCTGATTAAATTATCATATTTTTCTACCAATAAAAGCGATCAAACAATCAAGAGAAAGGCCCAGGAGGCCTGGCTAGCTGTTCAATTAGAGAGAAAAGAATCGAAAGAAGAGATTTTAACCCTCTATATTAATAAGGTCTTCATGGCTAATGGTTACTACGGCATGAGAACAGCCTCTCTTGCTTACTACGGAAAGGAATTAAAAGATTTATCCCTTCCTCAAGTAGCCCTCCTAGCTGGAATGCCGCAATCTCCAAATGGTTATAATCCCTATACAAATCCCGATGAGGCTACAACTAGAAGAAATATTGTGCTAGCTTCCATGCTCAAGTACAACAAAATTTCTCAAGAAGATTATAATACAGCCGTAAATACGCCAATTACAGACGGTTTGCAGCAGCTTAAACCTTCAGTAAGTATCCCAAGCTACCTTGATAACTTTATCAAGCAGGCCATTGAAGAGGTACAAGCAACAACTGGTCAAGATGTTATGACAGATGGTCTAAAGGTCTACACTACTGTCGATAGCAATGCCCAACAAGAACTTTACAATATTATCAATAGTGATGATTATGTTAACTTCCCAGATGACGAACTACAAGTAGCATCAACCGTCGTCGACGTTAAGACTGGTGCTGTTATCGCCCAAGTCGGAGGACGAAACATACCAGAAGGTACAATTTTTGGAACCAACCAGGCTGTAAATACAGATAGGGACTGGGGTTCTACCATGAAACCTTTAGTTGACTATGGACCAGCCTTTGAGTACGGAATTTATAACTCTACTAAAAAGACCATTACTGACGCCCCTTACAACTGGCCAGGAACAAATGATCCCGTCTATAACTGGGACCGTAAGTACTACGGACAAATGACTGTAAGACAAGCCCTTGTCCAATCAAGGAATATCCCAGCCATCAAGACCCTGGAAAGTGTTGGTCTTACCAAGGCTAATGATTACGTCAACGGTCTTGGAATTAAATTCGCACCTAGCATTGTCTACTCAAACAGTATTTCAAGTAATACTCAAGAGTCAGGGAATGAATACGGAGCAAGTTCAGAGAAAATGGCTGCAGCTTATGCTGCCATGGCAAGTGGTGGTATTTATACCAAACCTTACTATGTTACTAAAGTCGTAACTGATGACGGGCAGGAAAAAGTCACAAGTCCTGTTCAAACAAGAGCCATGAAGGAAACAACTGCTTATGCCATGACAAGCATGCTTAAGGATGTAATTACAGGTGGTACCATGACTAATGGATACATCCCTGGTCTTTACCAAGCTGGTAAAACTGGTACAAGTAATTATAGCGACGACCAAATAACCCAAATCCTTGCTGACTACGGTAATTACATTGGTTACGGTCAAACTGTTGCCCCTGATGAAAACTTCGTTGGTTATACAACAAACTATTCTATGGCTGTCTGGACTGGTTACGCCAACCGTATGATCCCGCTCTATGGTCAAAAACTAGAAATTGCCCTTGATGTTTATAGGGAAATGATGATCAAACTCTCTGCAAGTGTGCCTAATGTGGACTGGAAGGTTCCACAAGGAGTTACTCTTAGCGGTAAGGAAGTAACCATCAATAAGTAA
- the recU gene encoding Holliday junction resolvase RecU, with translation MVNYPNGIKKHKILKNKKPLEKKVNFANRGMNFESEINASNDYYLSRKLAVVHKRPTPIQIVKVDYPKRSRAKITEAYFRQASTTDYSGVYQGRYLDFEAKESKQKTMFPMKNFHDHQLKHMDEVLNQGGISFVLLHFSALYETYFLDSKFLIDYYKEHGTNKSMPIKYIKEHGHQIEMNGIPRVPYLEIINQHYLGGK, from the coding sequence ATGGTTAATTATCCAAATGGAATCAAAAAACATAAAATTTTAAAAAATAAGAAACCTTTAGAAAAGAAAGTGAACTTCGCCAATCGGGGAATGAACTTTGAATCTGAAATCAATGCAAGTAATGACTATTATCTAAGTCGAAAGCTTGCTGTTGTCCATAAACGACCAACACCCATTCAGATTGTAAAGGTAGACTACCCTAAAAGAAGCCGAGCCAAAATAACTGAGGCCTATTTTAGGCAGGCATCAACCACTGACTATTCAGGAGTCTACCAGGGAAGGTATCTCGATTTTGAGGCTAAGGAAAGCAAGCAAAAGACCATGTTTCCCATGAAAAATTTTCATGACCACCAGCTTAAACACATGGATGAGGTTTTAAATCAAGGAGGTATTTCTTTTGTCTTACTACATTTTTCAGCCCTCTATGAAACCTACTTCCTTGATTCAAAATTTTTAATTGACTACTACAAGGAACACGGAACTAATAAATCCATGCCTATAAAATACATTAAAGAACACGGACATCAAATAGAAATGAATGGTATTCCAAGAGTTCCCTATCTGGAAATTATAAACCAGCATTATTTAGGAGGAAAGTAA
- a CDS encoding SLOG family protein: MKSILVCGYKDFELGVFKDDDKKIEIIKLVIRKKLLNLIDQGVEWFIFSGNKGFEFWVLELVNELKDEYDLKTATIFTFENHGESWNEAGKNKLLKFKASDYVSYAYKNYENPGQFKAYNEFLLDHTDGVFYFYDSEHPSNLKYFFALVEEKADYYRLSLSFDDLDEAYNEMLDNYY, from the coding sequence ATGAAGAGTATACTTGTCTGTGGCTATAAGGACTTTGAACTGGGAGTATTCAAGGATGATGATAAAAAAATAGAAATAATTAAGCTAGTTATTAGGAAAAAATTGTTAAATTTAATAGACCAGGGCGTAGAGTGGTTTATTTTTAGTGGCAACAAGGGTTTTGAATTCTGGGTTTTAGAGCTGGTAAATGAATTAAAAGATGAGTACGACCTAAAGACTGCAACAATTTTTACCTTTGAAAATCACGGGGAATCTTGGAATGAGGCCGGTAAAAACAAGTTGCTGAAATTTAAGGCTAGTGATTATGTGAGTTATGCCTATAAGAATTATGAAAATCCAGGACAGTTCAAAGCCTATAATGAATTTCTTTTGGACCACACTGATGGAGTTTTTTACTTTTATGACAGTGAGCACCCCAGTAATTTAAAGTACTTTTTTGCCTTGGTTGAAGAAAAGGCCGATTACTACCGATTAAGCTTAAGTTTTGATGACCTAGATGAGGCTTATAATGAAATGCTAGATAATTACTATTAA
- a CDS encoding DivIVA domain-containing protein — protein sequence MTKYKFTPKDIFEQHFDRKMRGYDPDQVDLMLDDVIRDYESFQDEILALREENEFLRSKLANKEKQATPNPADYGDTKRIEPVEVVKATQEVKAAAPVTKTEKYQEGSNFDVLKRLSRLELAVFGPKAEDGEAK from the coding sequence ATGACCAAATACAAATTCACACCAAAAGACATTTTTGAACAACATTTTGATCGTAAAATGAGAGGGTATGACCCGGATCAAGTTGATTTAATGCTTGATGATGTGATTCGTGATTATGAAAGTTTTCAAGATGAAATTTTAGCTTTAAGGGAAGAGAATGAATTTTTACGTTCAAAACTTGCTAATAAAGAAAAACAAGCAACTCCTAATCCAGCAGATTATGGGGATACAAAACGCATTGAACCAGTTGAGGTTGTGAAAGCTACTCAAGAGGTTAAGGCTGCAGCTCCAGTAACAAAAACTGAAAAATATCAGGAAGGGTCAAATTTTGATGTTTTAAAACGTTTATCAAGACTTGAACTTGCTGTATTTGGACCTAAGGCTGAAGACGGGGAAGCCAAATAA
- a CDS encoding class I SAM-dependent RNA methyltransferase, which translates to MEKFNLVATCAAGIEALVSRELRDLGIENRIDENSRVLFSGTKETIAQANIWLRTADRVKIIVGEFEANTFEELFQGVLALDWGAYLPLGYAFPITKAKAVKSTLHNEPSIQAITKKAVVKKLQKIFHRPDGVPLIENGPTVPIEVSLHKNKATILIDTSGESLFKRGYRVDKGGAPIKENMAASIIMLTNWRANMKRPFVDPTCGSGTFPIEAAMIARNIAPGLKRSFISEEWAWFGQDTYNKVKAKAKSEINDEIELDISGFDIDFRMVEIAKENAKKAGVYADINFKQMRVQDFHTDKLDGVIVSNPPYGERLLKFEDVKVLYKEMGEVFRPLVTWSKYILTSDLMFEEKYGAKATKKRKLYNGTLRVDLYQYFGKRI; encoded by the coding sequence ATGGAAAAATTTAATTTAGTGGCAACATGTGCAGCTGGGATTGAGGCACTGGTGTCAAGAGAATTGAGAGATCTTGGAATTGAAAATAGGATTGATGAAAATTCAAGAGTCTTATTTTCAGGGACCAAGGAAACAATTGCTCAAGCAAATATCTGGCTAAGAACAGCTGACCGGGTGAAAATTATTGTTGGTGAATTTGAAGCTAATACCTTTGAAGAACTATTTCAAGGGGTACTAGCCCTTGATTGGGGTGCTTACCTACCTTTAGGTTATGCCTTTCCAATTACTAAAGCCAAGGCAGTCAAATCAACCCTTCACAATGAACCAAGTATTCAGGCTATTACTAAGAAGGCAGTGGTTAAGAAATTACAGAAAATTTTTCACAGACCAGATGGTGTTCCTTTAATTGAAAATGGACCAACTGTTCCAATTGAGGTAAGTCTTCACAAAAATAAGGCAACTATCCTGATTGATACAAGTGGTGAAAGTCTTTTCAAACGTGGTTACAGAGTTGATAAGGGTGGAGCGCCAATTAAGGAAAATATGGCAGCCTCAATTATTATGCTTACCAACTGGCGAGCAAATATGAAACGTCCATTTGTTGATCCAACCTGTGGTAGTGGAACCTTCCCGATTGAGGCCGCAATGATTGCAAGAAATATTGCACCTGGTCTTAAGAGGTCATTTATCAGTGAAGAATGGGCATGGTTTGGTCAAGATACCTATAATAAGGTAAAGGCTAAGGCCAAATCAGAAATCAACGACGAAATTGAGCTTGATATCTCAGGTTTTGACATTGACTTTAGGATGGTTGAGATCGCCAAGGAAAATGCTAAAAAAGCAGGTGTTTATGCTGATATAAATTTCAAGCAAATGCGCGTGCAAGATTTTCATACCGATAAATTAGACGGAGTTATTGTTTCAAATCCACCTTACGGGGAACGTCTATTGAAATTTGAAGATGTGAAAGTTTTATACAAGGAAATGGGAGAAGTCTTTAGACCCTTGGTTACTTGGAGCAAGTATATCTTGACAAGTGATTTAATGTTTGAAGAAAAATACGGTGCAAAGGCAACTAAAAAGCGTAAACTTTACAATGGTACTTTGAGAGTTGACCTTTATCAATACTTTGGTAAGAGGATATGA
- a CDS encoding cell division site-positioning protein MapZ family protein encodes MTKKDFKEEEIKEAGTSPKEEASLDTNLEKAGEQVIDFGEISDLTIEEIQNKLKASEEAQARNESLLDAYIRENRFEIEKNKKIRKEELIPQELLAAREKLMAEASRLAEDMDRRAAEEAKKKEEALEVEVAPAADLSQETAKEEPKEVVEEKAEEVVETKAENPAPVAEKVETTSHVPVADVSDEKIPTETIEEESFDQMVLNDQLVQVESKEEPPAKNSSKPSSKKLVYLSLLAVLILGGGFLAKNQYDHHQKLVLEQKEQAEKDEDLKKRETAFDTLLTSFYTDKNKDALKNANLSAYDNLVKELDSVKDSSKYATYQTEVSDLKAEIASLNEINSKFQSDVITDGKVNEDAKVKDGADFNITKSNLTSLNQLIDSAIALGKNQQAEAARKAEEAKKAEEAKKAEEERLAAEEAARQAEASKAQSEAAASSSSSATTTSPKVDQDSLSRVPINQAAIADTSNPAWTWKAGVLDNVLNISRQRGYFEGDNYYIKPVNIINGNGYYNLYKSDGTYLFSINCKTGYFFGNASGHALDY; translated from the coding sequence ATGACGAAAAAGGATTTTAAGGAAGAAGAAATTAAAGAAGCTGGAACTAGCCCCAAAGAAGAAGCTTCGCTTGATACTAATTTAGAAAAAGCTGGGGAACAGGTTATTGATTTTGGTGAAATTTCTGATTTGACCATTGAGGAGATTCAAAATAAGCTTAAGGCAAGTGAAGAAGCACAAGCTCGAAATGAATCTCTCCTTGATGCCTATATCAGGGAAAACCGTTTTGAAATCGAAAAAAATAAAAAGATTCGCAAGGAAGAATTAATTCCTCAAGAACTTTTGGCAGCTCGTGAAAAACTTATGGCTGAAGCAAGTAGGCTGGCAGAAGATATGGACAGAAGGGCAGCTGAAGAGGCTAAGAAAAAAGAGGAAGCTTTAGAAGTTGAGGTAGCTCCTGCAGCAGATCTTTCACAAGAAACAGCTAAGGAAGAACCTAAAGAAGTAGTTGAAGAAAAGGCTGAAGAAGTTGTAGAAACGAAAGCTGAAAATCCTGCTCCTGTAGCTGAAAAAGTTGAGACTACATCACATGTACCTGTAGCTGATGTTTCTGATGAAAAAATTCCAACTGAGACCATTGAAGAAGAGAGTTTTGACCAAATGGTCCTTAATGATCAGCTAGTTCAAGTTGAATCAAAGGAAGAACCTCCTGCTAAAAATTCAAGTAAACCTTCGTCTAAGAAACTCGTTTATTTAAGCCTTTTAGCAGTCCTAATTTTAGGCGGTGGTTTCCTGGCTAAAAATCAGTATGACCACCATCAAAAACTTGTTCTTGAACAAAAGGAACAGGCTGAAAAAGATGAGGATCTTAAGAAAAGGGAAACAGCATTTGACACCCTTCTTACCAGTTTTTATACTGATAAAAACAAGGATGCTTTGAAGAATGCTAATCTGTCTGCTTATGATAACTTAGTCAAGGAACTTGATTCGGTTAAAGACAGCAGCAAGTATGCGACCTACCAGACAGAAGTGTCTGATTTGAAGGCAGAAATTGCTTCTTTAAATGAAATTAATTCTAAATTCCAATCGGATGTAATTACTGATGGAAAAGTAAATGAGGATGCTAAGGTTAAAGATGGAGCTGATTTTAACATTACAAAATCAAATCTAACATCTTTAAATCAACTTATTGATAGTGCCATAGCTCTTGGTAAAAATCAGCAGGCAGAAGCAGCCCGTAAGGCTGAGGAAGCAAAAAAAGCTGAAGAGGCCAAGAAGGCAGAAGAAGAACGCCTTGCTGCTGAAGAAGCTGCAAGACAGGCAGAAGCAAGTAAAGCTCAAAGTGAGGCTGCAGCAAGTTCTAGTTCGTCAGCAACTACCACAAGTCCAAAGGTTGACCAGGATTCCCTATCTCGTGTTCCAATAAATCAAGCTGCGATTGCTGATACAAGTAATCCTGCCTGGACTTGGAAGGCTGGTGTTCTTGATAATGTTCTTAATATCTCAAGACAAAGAGGATATTTTGAAGGGGACAACTACTATATCAAGCCGGTTAATATCATTAATGGCAATGGTTACTACAATTTGTATAAATCTGATGGTACCTACCTCTTCTCGATTAACTGTAAGACAGGTTACTTCTTTGGTAATGCGTCAGGTCATGCCCTTGACTATTAG
- the purB gene encoding adenylosuccinate lyase: protein MLERYTRPEMGAIWTEENKYRAWLEVEILADEAWAELGEIPVEDVVKIRENADFDVNRILEIEKETRHDVVAFTRAVSETLGEERKWVHYGLTSTDVVDTAYGYLYKQANDIIRRDLENFLQVIGDKAREHKHTVMMGRTHGVHAEPTTFGLKLATWYSEMKRNIVRFDNAARGVEAGKISGAVGTFANIPPFVEAYVCDKLGIRAQEISTQVLPRDLHAEYFSTLAIIATSIERMATEIRGLQKSEQREVEEFFAKGQKGSSAMPHKRNPIGSENMTGLARVVRGHAVTAYEDIPLWHERDISHSSAERIIAPDTTILVDYMLTRFSNIVKNLTVFPENMRRNMDATFGLIYSQHVMLTLIEKGMTREEAYDLVQPMTARSWDEQIMFRPLVEENAKVREYLTDEDIDAAFDYNYHLKRVDEIFERVGL from the coding sequence ATGTTAGAACGTTATACTCGCCCGGAGATGGGAGCAATTTGGACCGAAGAAAACAAGTATCGTGCATGGCTTGAAGTTGAAATTTTAGCTGATGAAGCCTGGGCTGAACTTGGTGAAATTCCAGTGGAAGATGTGGTGAAAATTCGTGAAAATGCAGATTTCGATGTTAACCGAATTCTTGAAATCGAAAAAGAAACCCGTCATGACGTTGTAGCATTTACCCGTGCTGTCTCTGAAACTCTTGGTGAAGAAAGAAAATGGGTTCACTACGGATTAACATCAACAGATGTAGTTGATACAGCTTATGGCTACCTTTATAAGCAAGCAAATGATATCATTAGACGTGACCTTGAAAATTTCCTTCAAGTTATTGGGGATAAGGCTCGTGAACACAAGCATACTGTTATGATGGGGCGTACTCACGGAGTTCATGCAGAACCAACAACCTTTGGTTTGAAACTTGCTACTTGGTACTCTGAAATGAAACGTAATATTGTTCGTTTTGACAATGCTGCCCGTGGTGTTGAAGCTGGAAAAATTTCTGGAGCTGTTGGAACCTTTGCTAATATTCCTCCATTTGTTGAGGCTTATGTTTGTGATAAATTAGGAATCCGTGCTCAAGAAATTTCAACTCAAGTTTTACCACGTGATTTGCATGCTGAATATTTTTCAACTCTTGCTATTATTGCAACAAGTATTGAGAGAATGGCAACTGAAATTCGTGGACTGCAAAAATCAGAACAACGTGAGGTTGAGGAATTCTTTGCTAAAGGTCAAAAGGGATCATCAGCTATGCCTCATAAACGTAACCCAATCGGGTCTGAGAATATGACAGGTCTTGCTCGTGTAGTTCGTGGTCATGCCGTAACTGCTTACGAAGACATTCCTCTTTGGCACGAACGTGACATTTCTCACTCATCAGCTGAGCGTATAATTGCTCCAGATACAACAATCCTTGTTGATTACATGCTAACACGTTTTTCAAATATTGTTAAAAACCTAACAGTATTCCCAGAAAATATGCGCCGTAATATGGATGCAACTTTTGGACTTATCTACAGCCAACATGTTATGCTTACCTTAATCGAAAAAGGGATGACTCGTGAAGAGGCTTACGACCTAGTTCAACCAATGACTGCAAGAAGTTGGGATGAGCAGATTATGTTCAGACCTCTTGTTGAAGAAAATGCAAAAGTTCGTGAATATCTAACAGATGAAGATATTGATGCTGCCTTTGACTACAATTATCACCTTAAACGTGTTGATGAAATTTTTGAAAGAGTTGGACTTTAA
- a CDS encoding homoserine dehydrogenase: MVLNIGLLGFGTVAQGLPFLLEENKSKIEQAIGDSFAIKKVFVREAKKVSLEKDFDFNFVTDIEDIIQDPEIDLVVELLGRIEPAKSFIEQALKAKKHVVTANKDLLALHGPELTDLAEENGAFLYYEAAVAGGIPILRTLANSFNGDKITKLHGIINGTSNFMMTKMVDQGWSYDKALEIAQELGFAESDPTNDVDGIDAAYKLVILSQFAFGMTIDIDQISKAGIRNISPEDVATASKLGYVIKLLGTLEEVESGLFAEVSPVFLPKNHTLSSVNNEMNAIFVESIGIGQSMFYGPGAGQKPTATSVMSDLINIGQKLNQGAEVEPFNGFKRQTVLANQEDVSSMYYFALDVADQKGQMLKLSEIFNEVDISFDQVSQQKSDQGRARVVIITHEMTRKQLFEVTDKLKAVKDFELLNTFKVLGE; encoded by the coding sequence ATGGTATTAAATATAGGACTATTAGGTTTTGGAACGGTGGCACAAGGACTGCCCTTCCTCTTAGAAGAAAACAAAAGTAAAATTGAACAGGCAATCGGTGACTCTTTTGCAATCAAGAAAGTTTTCGTCAGAGAAGCTAAAAAAGTTAGTCTGGAAAAAGACTTCGACTTTAACTTTGTGACAGATATTGAAGATATTATCCAGGATCCTGAAATTGATTTAGTAGTTGAGCTTCTTGGTCGAATTGAACCTGCTAAGAGTTTTATTGAACAGGCTCTTAAGGCTAAAAAACATGTTGTTACAGCAAATAAGGATCTTTTGGCCCTTCATGGTCCGGAATTAACAGATTTAGCAGAAGAAAATGGAGCCTTCCTTTATTATGAAGCAGCCGTAGCTGGGGGAATTCCTATTTTAAGAACTCTTGCTAATAGCTTTAACGGGGACAAAATTACAAAACTCCACGGGATTATCAATGGAACTAGTAACTTTATGATGACTAAAATGGTTGATCAAGGCTGGTCTTATGACAAGGCCCTTGAAATAGCCCAAGAACTCGGTTTTGCAGAAAGTGATCCAACAAATGATGTTGATGGAATTGACGCTGCCTATAAGCTTGTAATTTTAAGCCAATTTGCCTTTGGAATGACCATTGATATTGATCAAATCAGTAAGGCTGGAATTCGAAACATCAGTCCAGAAGATGTGGCAACTGCCAGTAAGCTTGGTTATGTAATCAAACTTTTAGGTACCCTTGAAGAGGTTGAAAGTGGCCTATTTGCAGAGGTTAGCCCAGTCTTCCTTCCTAAGAATCATACCCTTTCAAGTGTAAACAATGAGATGAATGCAATTTTTGTTGAAAGTATCGGCATTGGCCAAAGCATGTTCTATGGTCCTGGGGCAGGTCAAAAACCAACCGCAACAAGTGTCATGTCAGACTTAATTAATATTGGTCAAAAGCTTAATCAGGGAGCCGAAGTTGAACCTTTTAATGGCTTTAAACGTCAAACAGTCTTAGCCAACCAAGAAGATGTTTCAAGCATGTATTACTTTGCTCTTGATGTAGCTGATCAAAAGGGGCAAATGCTCAAGCTATCTGAAATTTTCAATGAGGTTGATATTAGTTTTGACCAGGTCAGCCAGCAAAAATCTGATCAGGGTAGGGCACGTGTGGTGATTATTACCCATGAAATGACTAGGAAGCAGCTTTTTGAAGTCACTGATAAATTAAAGGCCGTCAAAGATTTTGAGCTTTTAAATACTTTCAAGGTTTTAGGTGAATAG
- the thrB gene encoding homoserine kinase, translating into MKIIVPASSANIGPGFDSVGLALDLYLEIEVLEKSDKWLVEHNLGADIPQDEANLLIASALKIASDLQPHHIRMTSAIPLARGLGSSSSVIVAGIELANGLANLELSSDDKIQLATKIEGHPDNVAPAILGNLVVASTVDNKTTVVASDFPDAAFVSFIPNYQLLTADSRGVLPETLSYKEAVAASSIANVAIAALLKGDLVKAGLMIESDLFHEKYRRSLVKEFSPIRKLAHKHGAYASYLSGAGPTVMVICPRDKEDLLVADLEALNLDGEILSLNVDTKGVRCVL; encoded by the coding sequence ATGAAGATAATCGTACCAGCAAGTTCTGCAAATATTGGACCAGGTTTTGACTCTGTCGGCCTGGCCCTTGATTTATATTTAGAAATAGAAGTTTTAGAAAAAAGTGACAAGTGGCTTGTCGAACATAATCTTGGAGCTGACATTCCTCAGGATGAAGCCAATCTTTTGATAGCGTCAGCCCTTAAGATTGCAAGTGACTTACAACCCCATCATATTAGGATGACAAGTGCCATTCCCCTAGCTCGTGGACTTGGTTCAAGTTCTTCGGTTATTGTAGCGGGAATTGAGCTTGCCAACGGGCTAGCTAATTTAGAGCTTTCTTCAGATGATAAGATTCAACTGGCTACCAAAATTGAAGGCCATCCTGATAATGTTGCTCCAGCCATCCTAGGTAATCTAGTTGTGGCTTCGACTGTTGATAATAAAACAACTGTTGTAGCTTCTGATTTTCCTGATGCAGCCTTTGTTTCCTTCATTCCAAATTACCAGTTGCTGACGGCTGATAGTCGCGGTGTCCTTCCTGAAACATTGTCTTACAAGGAAGCTGTAGCAGCGAGTTCTATTGCCAATGTCGCAATTGCTGCCTTATTAAAAGGAGATCTGGTTAAGGCAGGTTTAATGATTGAATCAGACCTCTTCCATGAAAAATACCGTAGATCCTTGGTCAAAGAGTTTTCTCCAATTAGAAAACTTGCTCATAAGCACGGAGCCTATGCAAGTTATCTTAGTGGAGCAGGACCTACGGTCATGGTTATTTGTCCGCGAGACAAGGAAGACCTTCTAGTCGCAGATCTTGAAGCCCTTAACCTAGACGGTGAAATTCTGTCTCTTAATGTTGATACTAAGGGAGTTCGTTGTGTCCTTTAA
- the rarD gene encoding EamA family transporter RarD, with protein MSFNNELQEKNLNKEKYSKKDLGILLAVICHVSWGLLSLFWKFLGNINSLDVFSYRILSTLVSMGLYFFLTGKLQRLKEELGALFSDKKQLLIMFCASIFIAINWLIYIYAVSSNQASAASLGYYINPLISVLLAVIFFKESLNRYTKFSIFLALSGVVLLTVQNGSLPVISIILPLSFAFYGLAKKFTNLSSDVSMFVESLFLSPLVITYLLFFSKTNPSNYTSLEITCLALSGVITAIPLLLFSQAIKLAPFNIIGFIQYLSPTIQLLIAVFIFKEPLNQGNLNGFIFIWLSILIFSYGQVKDMKKIKLEK; from the coding sequence GTGTCCTTTAATAATGAACTACAAGAAAAAAATTTAAATAAAGAAAAATACAGCAAGAAGGATCTGGGAATTCTTCTTGCTGTAATTTGTCATGTCAGCTGGGGCCTTCTTTCCCTTTTTTGGAAGTTTCTTGGAAATATTAACTCCTTAGATGTTTTTAGTTACCGGATTTTATCGACCCTGGTAAGTATGGGTCTTTATTTTTTCCTTACGGGGAAACTTCAAAGATTGAAGGAAGAACTAGGAGCCCTTTTTTCTGATAAAAAGCAGCTCTTAATTATGTTTTGTGCTAGTATTTTTATTGCCATCAATTGGTTGATTTATATTTATGCTGTATCTAGTAATCAAGCCTCAGCAGCAAGTCTGGGTTATTATATAAATCCTTTGATATCAGTTTTACTGGCGGTTATTTTCTTTAAGGAATCCTTGAACCGCTATACCAAATTTTCAATCTTTTTGGCCTTAAGTGGGGTGGTACTTCTGACAGTTCAAAATGGAAGTCTACCTGTGATTTCAATTATTTTACCCTTATCCTTTGCTTTTTATGGTCTTGCAAAGAAATTTACTAATCTTTCTAGCGATGTTTCAATGTTTGTTGAAAGTCTCTTTTTGTCCCCTCTTGTAATTACTTATCTTTTATTTTTCAGTAAGACAAATCCGTCTAATTACACGAGCCTTGAAATTACTTGCCTGGCCTTATCAGGGGTAATCACAGCTATTCCCTTACTCTTATTTTCTCAGGCCATCAAGCTTGCTCCCTTTAATATCATAGGTTTTATCCAGTATCTAAGCCCAACCATCCAGCTCTTGATTGCAGTCTTTATCTTTAAGGAGCCCCTTAATCAGGGTAATTTAAATGGCTTCATTTTTATCTGGCTTTCAATTTTAATTTTTTCATATGGTCAGGTTAAGGATATGAAAAAAATTAAGCTTGAAAAGTAG